Proteins co-encoded in one Astatotilapia calliptera chromosome 18, fAstCal1.2, whole genome shotgun sequence genomic window:
- the imp3 gene encoding U3 small nucleolar ribonucleoprotein IMP3, which yields MVRKLKYHEQKLLKKVDFINWEVDNNLHEVKVLRKYHIEKREDYTKYNKLSRNVRDLARKIRDLDEKDGFRAQSTHQLLEKLYSIGLIPTRQNLSLTEKVTASSFCRRRLPSIMLNLRMAQNLKTAITFIEQGHVRVGPDIVTDPAFLVTRNMEDFVTWVDSSKIKQHVMNYNEERDDFDMMA from the exons ATGGTTCGTAAATTAAAGTATCACGAACAGAAGTTGTTGAAGAAGGTCGACTTCATCAACTGGGAGGTAGACAACAACCTGCACGAGGTCAAGGTGTTGCGGAAGTATCACATCGAGAAAAGGGAGGACTACACCAA GTACAACAAGCTTAGTCGGAATGTCAGAGACCTGGCCAGAAAAATCAGAGACCTGGATGAGAAAGATGGCTTCAGAGCACAGAGCACACATCAATTACTGGAAAAACT ATACAGCATTGGTCTCATCCCCACCAGACAGAATTTGTCCCTCACAGAGAAAGTCACAGCTTCTTCATTCTGCAG GAGGCGGCTGCCCAGCATCATGTTGAATCTTCGTATGGCTCAGAACCTGAAGACGGCAATTACTTTCATCGAACAAGGGC ATGTGCGTGTTGGCCCGGATATTGTTACAGACCCAGCGTTTCTAGTCACAAG aaaTATGGAAGATTTCGTCACGTGGGTGGACTCCTCGAAGATCAAGCAGCACGTGATGAATTACAATGAAGAG CGGGACGACTTTGATATGATGGCATAA
- the LOC113010655 gene encoding vesicle-trafficking protein SEC22b-like, which yields MILLTMITRVADGLPLAASVQEDEQSERDLLLYQSQAKQLCRKLDAQSPERCTLDTGDKNFHFLKSQGVCYIILCEASFPKTMAFEYLEDLSKEFYVQYGKKVPTVSRPYSFIEFDTYIQKVNKPPVSIKLRKTLASTKKELEDIQKIMAENIAEVMQRDPLCDIAKKVSNLSSFSKSCRSNAKDVNTSPGYAKAVAVAVFITLIIYMRFWWL from the exons ATGATTTTGCTGACAATGATCACTCGTGTGGCAGATGGACTTCCGCTCGCTGCGTCTGTACAGGAGGATGAACAG TCAGAAAGGGACCTCCTGCTGTACCAGAGCCAGGCCAAGCAGCTGTGCCGTAAACTGGACGCTCAGAGTCCAGAACGTTGTACCCTTGATACCGGGGACAAGAACTTTCA ttttttaaaatcccAGGGTGTGTGTTACATTATCCTCTGCGAGGCTTCTTTTCCCAAAACGATGGCTTTTGAATACCTCGAAGACCTCAGCAAAGAGTTTTATGTCCAGTATGGAAAAAAAGTACCCACAGTATCCAGGCCCTACTCTTTCATAGAGTTTG ACACATATATCCAAAAAGTGAATAAGCCACCTGTGTCGATCAAACTCCGGAAGACCTTGGCAAGTACTAAAAAAGAGCTGGAAGATATTCAGAAAATAATGGCGGAAAATATTGCTGAAGTCATGCAGAGAGACCCTCTCTGTG ATATTGCCAAAAAAGTCAGCAACCTGAGCAGCTTTTCAAAAAGTTGTCGCAGCAACGCCAAAGATGTCAACACCTCCCCCGGCTATGCTAAGGCTGTAGCTGTGGCTGTGTTCATCACACTCATCATCTACATGCGTTTCTGGTGGCTCTGA
- the LOC113010654 gene encoding vesicle-trafficking protein SEC22b-like — MILLTMVARVADGLPLAASVQEDEQSERDLQQYQSQAKQLCRKLDAQSPERCTLEAGDMNFHLLISQGVCYLSLCEASFPRKMAFAYLEDLSNEFYDQYGRRIPTVTRPYSFIEFDTYIQKVKKSYVDSRARRTLSSVNTELQDIQRIMVGNIEEVLQRGEALSAICTKASNLSNMAEKYHKDAKYLNTRSTYAKFAAVAVLFVTLIFYVRFWWL, encoded by the exons ATGATTTTACTGACAATGGTTGCTCGTGTGGCAGACGGACTTCCGCTCGCTGCGTCTGTACAGGAGGATGAACAG TCAGAAAGAGATCTCCAGCAGTACCAGAGCCAGGCCAAGCAGCTGTGCCGTAAACTGGACGCTCAGAGTCCAGAACGCTGCACCCTCGAGGCTGGGGACATGAACTTTCA CCTTTTAATATCCCAGGGTGTGTGCTACCTGTCCCTCTGCGAGGCTTCTTTTCCCAGAAAGATGGCTTTTGCATACCTCGAAGACCTCAGCAATGAGTTTTATGACCAGTATGGAAGGAGAATACCCACAGTAACCAGGCCCTACTCTTTCATAGAGTTTG ACACCTACATCCAGAAAGTTAAGAAGTCATATGTGGACAGCAGAGCTCGGAGGACCTTGAGCAGTGTTAACACAGAGCTGCAGGACATCCAGAGAATTATGGTTGGAAATATTGAGGAGGTCCTGCAGAGAGGAGAAGCTCTTTCTG CTATCTGCACAAAAGCCAGCAATCTCTCCAACATGGCAGAAAAGTACCACAAGGATGCCAAATATCTCAACACTCGCTCCACCTATGCTAAGTTTGCGGCTGTGGCAGTGTTGTTTGTCACGCTCATCTTCTACGTGCGTTTCTGGTGGCTCTGA
- the LOC113010671 gene encoding uncharacterized protein C1orf21 homolog, producing the protein MGCTSAKQVSAVPNGEEEQNKAYSNGDLLSDEYKMKGVEKVKYISGEEAGEDGQESTEVSALLDKAPHGDETGSNGNGKILSIHSSESQQEFFRMLDEKIEKGRDYCSEEEDMT; encoded by the exons ATGGGCTGCACTTCGGCCAAGCAGGTGTCTGCCGTGCCCAACGGTGAGGAGGAGCAAAATAAAGCCTACAGCAACGGAGACCTCCTGTCTG ATGAGTACAAGATGAAAGGAGTGGAGAAAGTCAAGTACATCAGCGGAGAAGAGGCGGGAGAGGACGGCCAGGAAAGCACG GAAGTAAGTGCTCTCCTTGATAAAGCTCCGCACGGAGATGAAACAGGAtcaaatggaaatggaaaaattCT GAGCATCCACTCCTCGGAAAGTCAGCAAGAATTCTTCCGGATGTTAGATGAAAAAATTGAAAAG GGCCGGGATTACTGCTCAGAAGAGGAGGATATGACATAA